The following coding sequences are from one Molothrus aeneus isolate 106 chromosome 23, BPBGC_Maene_1.0, whole genome shotgun sequence window:
- the EVA1B gene encoding protein eva-1 homolog B, which yields MLNRPCSLFPRSSQSAAALPPPPSRPDAQHVPPLEPLRTARHRMESRRRDMELLSNSMAAYAHIRANPESFGLYFVLGVCFGLVLTLCLLVLRLSCRPSPRPPARPGDISEDDEDDEEDEDEEDTVDRAASESLLPVTEIPLESHGPGDGALAVNVFASAEELERAQRLEERERIIREIWRNGQPDILGSGTIGTLGRVHYY from the exons ATGCTAAACAGACCTTGCTCTCTCTTCCCTCGCTCCAGCCAAAGTGCAGCGGCTCTGCCGCCGCCGCCTTCCCGCCCCG ATGCCCAGCACGTGCCGCCCCTGGAGCCGCTGAGAACCGCCAGGCACAGGATGGAGAGTCGCCGgagggacatggagctgctcagcaaCAGCATGGCCGCGTACGCCCACATCCGAG CCAACCCCGAGAGCTTCGGGCTCTACTTCGTGCTGGGCGTCTGCTTCGGGCTGGTGCTCACGCTGTGCCTGCTGGTGCTGCGCTTGTCCTGCCGGCCCTCCCCGCGGCCCCCGGCGCGCCCCGGCGACATCAGCGAGGACGACGAGGACGACGAGGAGGACGAGGACGAAGAGGACACCGTCGACCGCGCAGCGTCTGAGTCGCTGCTGCCGGTGACCGAGATCCCGCTGGAGAGCCACGGCCCCGGGGACGGGGCGCTGGCCGTGAACGTGTTCGCGTCGGCCGAGGAGCTGGAGCGGGCGCAGCGGCTGGAGGAGCGGGAGCGCATCATCCGCGAGATCTGGCGCAACGGGCAGCCCGACATCCTGGGATCCGGCACCATCGGCACCCTGGGCCGCGTCCACTACTACTGA